Proteins encoded together in one Proteiniborus ethanoligenes window:
- a CDS encoding CoA protein activase, whose protein sequence is MKITFPHMGNTYIAVKGLLEDLGNEVILAPRCSKKTLELGTKHSPETICLPLKINIGNYIESIEKGADTIIITGSCGPCRFGFYPLMEKEILKDLGYDVNLIVFDPPDGKPMVLIKRIFEAMNTSNLYKIIRSGKRAYEILSRADELTDLANKKRPIAVNKFKVDTIMENFYSNIENAHGVKNILDLINTTKLRLNDIELENEKRPIKIGIIGEIYTIIEPFVNLYIERKLGHLGVEVEKSLTPSNWAKHHIFAFPFGSAEEKSKWRAAKPYLNTLVGGHGRETIGSAIQYAQRDFDGLIQIFPLTCMPEIVAESILPTIQKDYNIPILTLVVDEMTGEAGYLTRLEAFVDLLKKRREEKDIEGMLFRG, encoded by the coding sequence ATGAAAATTACATTTCCACACATGGGTAATACATATATTGCTGTAAAGGGATTACTTGAGGATTTAGGAAATGAAGTAATATTAGCACCTAGATGTAGTAAAAAAACTTTAGAGCTAGGAACTAAGCATTCACCAGAGACAATATGTTTGCCTCTAAAAATAAATATTGGTAATTATATTGAAAGTATAGAAAAGGGAGCAGATACTATAATAATTACAGGTAGCTGTGGACCATGTAGATTTGGTTTCTATCCTCTCATGGAAAAAGAAATTTTAAAAGATTTAGGATATGATGTGAACCTTATAGTATTTGACCCTCCTGATGGGAAACCAATGGTTCTAATAAAAAGAATATTTGAAGCTATGAATACATCAAATCTCTATAAAATAATTAGAAGCGGAAAAAGAGCCTATGAAATATTAAGTCGTGCAGATGAATTAACAGACTTAGCAAATAAAAAGCGTCCAATAGCAGTAAATAAGTTTAAAGTAGATACAATAATGGAAAATTTTTATAGTAATATAGAGAATGCACATGGAGTAAAAAACATATTAGATCTCATTAATACAACTAAGCTAAGGTTAAATGATATAGAATTAGAAAATGAAAAAAGGCCCATTAAGATTGGCATAATAGGAGAAATATATACAATTATTGAACCCTTTGTAAATTTATACATTGAAAGAAAGCTTGGGCATTTAGGAGTGGAGGTAGAAAAATCTTTGACTCCAAGCAACTGGGCAAAACATCACATTTTTGCTTTTCCATTTGGGTCAGCTGAGGAAAAAAGCAAATGGAGAGCTGCTAAGCCATATTTAAACACATTGGTAGGGGGACATGGAAGAGAGACTATAGGCAGTGCGATCCAATATGCACAAAGAGACTTTGACGGATTAATACAAATATTTCCTTTAACCTGCATGCCTGAAATTGTTGCAGAAAGTATTCTTCCTACTATCCAAAAGGATTACAACATCCCTATACTTACATTAGTAGTAGATGAAATGACAGGAGAGGCAGGCTATCTAACTAGACTGGAAGCCTTTGTAGATCTATTGAAGAAAAGAAGGGAGGAAAAGGATATTGAAGGAATGTTATTTAGGGGTTGA
- a CDS encoding nucleoside recognition domain-containing protein: MNLVDILKEGTFGSLSSVINIGKIVIPLMIIIQILKDLNILRKLSNRMKPVARLLGVSEESTFPIMIGLILGLSYGAGVIINSAKEGNLNKKDLYLIVIFLIACHSVFEDTLLFVAMGANGWLLLGIRIITAIILTSFTARYINKALFKS, encoded by the coding sequence ATGAACTTAGTAGATATACTCAAAGAAGGAACCTTTGGAAGTCTTAGCTCTGTTATTAACATAGGAAAGATAGTTATACCATTAATGATTATAATTCAGATATTAAAGGACCTGAATATATTAAGGAAGTTATCAAACAGGATGAAGCCTGTTGCAAGACTTTTAGGAGTTTCAGAGGAATCAACCTTTCCAATTATGATAGGCTTGATTCTTGGTCTTTCATATGGAGCAGGGGTAATAATTAATAGTGCTAAAGAAGGCAACCTAAACAAAAAAGATTTATATCTTATAGTAATTTTCTTAATAGCTTGTCATTCTGTTTTTGAAGACACACTCCTTTTTGTTGCAATGGGCGCAAATGGATGGCTATTATTAGGTATTAGAATAATAACAGCAATAATATTAACTTCTTTTACTGCAAGATATATTAATAAAGCATTATTTAAGTCCTAA
- a CDS encoding acyl-CoA dehydratase activase-related protein, which produces MSYKVGIPQSLFFYDYYPLWKEFFNELGAEVVVSSKTNKSILNSGVSSCVDEACLPVKVYHGHVNELKDKVDYIFIPKLISIHKREYGCPKYLGLPEMIKHSIYDLPICIDVKVDLKKSNFKMVSTVVEAGKYISPNLIKIKKAYNIAYSHYQNYKKLINKGVIPIEAIKIYNSATKAITTTNNKELKLMLVGHPYNLYDEYTNMSLIKKLWSKGINIITPEMIDKDKSNYYSSTISKRMFWSFGRRIIGSSFYSIHEKNIDGIIYISAFGCGIDSILIDIVQREARKSGIPFTLLTIDEHTGEAGINTRIEAFVDMIKRRKINENYISTHG; this is translated from the coding sequence ATGTCTTATAAAGTTGGGATTCCACAAAGCCTTTTTTTCTATGATTATTATCCATTGTGGAAAGAATTTTTTAATGAGCTTGGAGCTGAAGTAGTTGTTTCTTCAAAAACAAACAAATCAATCTTAAACAGTGGCGTGTCAAGCTGTGTAGATGAAGCCTGTCTTCCTGTAAAGGTATATCATGGTCATGTAAATGAATTAAAAGACAAGGTAGATTACATATTTATACCTAAACTAATCAGTATTCATAAAAGAGAATATGGGTGTCCAAAATATTTAGGATTACCTGAAATGATTAAGCACTCAATTTATGACCTGCCTATTTGTATAGACGTAAAGGTAGATTTGAAAAAATCAAACTTCAAAATGGTTTCAACAGTTGTAGAAGCTGGGAAATATATTAGTCCAAATCTTATTAAAATAAAAAAGGCATATAATATAGCTTATAGCCACTATCAAAACTACAAAAAACTCATTAATAAAGGGGTAATACCAATTGAGGCTATTAAAATTTACAATAGTGCAACTAAAGCTATAACAACTACGAATAACAAAGAGCTTAAGCTCATGTTAGTTGGACATCCATATAATTTATATGATGAATATACTAATATGAGCCTTATAAAAAAGCTATGGAGTAAGGGAATTAATATTATTACTCCAGAAATGATAGACAAGGATAAGTCTAATTACTATTCATCCACTATATCTAAAAGAATGTTTTGGAGTTTTGGTAGAAGAATTATAGGTTCGTCATTTTACTCAATTCATGAAAAAAATATAGATGGAATTATTTATATTTCTGCATTTGGCTGTGGAATTGATTCAATATTAATTGATATAGTCCAAAGAGAAGCACGAAAATCTGGTATTCCTTTTACCTTGCTGACAATTGATGAGCATACAGGAGAAGCTGGTATAAATACTAGGATAGAAGCATTTGTAGACATGATTAAAAGGAGAAAGATAAATGAAAATTACATTTCCACACATGGGTAA
- a CDS encoding nucleoside recognition domain-containing protein, with protein MSNNICNNNILSEKDMKKQKWDYKSTLKKGFFSGLSTTWELTKIIVPVFFAVTILKHTQLLEYLSNLFKPFMDILGLPGEAAIVLVLGNTVNLYAAIGAIAGLTLTSKEITIIAVMLSFSHSLFMETAVAKKTGISVVLVLIIRLSLAIISGLVLNILL; from the coding sequence ATGAGCAACAATATATGTAATAATAATATTTTAAGCGAAAAAGATATGAAAAAACAGAAATGGGACTATAAATCTACTCTTAAAAAAGGTTTTTTTAGTGGATTATCAACTACCTGGGAGCTAACTAAAATAATTGTTCCTGTGTTTTTTGCTGTTACAATTTTAAAGCATACACAGCTATTAGAGTATCTATCAAATTTATTTAAACCTTTTATGGATATATTAGGTTTACCAGGCGAGGCTGCAATAGTGTTAGTTTTAGGGAATACGGTCAATTTATACGCTGCTATAGGTGCAATAGCAGGCCTTACTCTGACATCAAAAGAAATTACAATTATAGCAGTTATGCTTTCTTTTTCACATAGCCTGTTTATGGAAACTGCTGTAGCTAAAAAGACAGGTATAAGTGTAGTATTGGTTTTGATAATTAGGCTATCACTCGCTATAATTTCTGGGCTTGTGCTAAATATTCTCTTATAA
- a CDS encoding S-layer homology domain-containing protein, translated as MKHKKTIIVILFSLILIFSSSIGLARVYFYDIYGHWAEDSIMWGANTVKLLNGYEDGSFNPDGYISRAEYISLLYRTAKKQGIIDDVRTDLEYSDLDYSFWGYDHISMVKSYIDNKSYDVKFNSIFSGKSFYPNDKITREEATILTYFFTLPPVALKDLNFNDIDNNYKYFNEIKSITNNGIISGYPDGAFRPKNNITRGEAVTIIKRLFSEVEYQKKSYIEDIKLIESSDKVNYPLFGDYFNTQLSKDDLLYKRAIETMEYVSLAGVIPFEERHLYDTNPMKTMEELKNNNYSNIIGTNYYLIKNGSRAYNDKVKLANEIFQAYINGAQVTNSEASIIFKEFSGLVESNELIIEALELWENTSSSEEVYNNAVFMRSKVYLAEGQGKDAMELYKDMNSLRPNIRTIQLMNQGYVLASYNEYDIAENILREGWEQVKKLDGYIINQKNYDEQFIGALKEILSLKENTL; from the coding sequence TTGAAACATAAGAAAACAATTATTGTAATATTGTTTAGCCTTATTTTGATATTTTCTTCTAGCATAGGGCTGGCTAGAGTTTATTTTTATGATATCTATGGGCATTGGGCAGAAGATTCTATAATGTGGGGTGCTAATACTGTAAAGCTGTTGAATGGATATGAAGATGGCTCCTTCAATCCAGACGGATATATTAGCAGAGCTGAGTATATATCCTTACTTTATAGAACAGCAAAAAAGCAAGGAATTATTGATGATGTAAGAACAGACCTTGAATATTCAGATTTAGACTATAGCTTTTGGGGCTATGACCATATTTCTATGGTTAAGTCATATATAGACAATAAAAGCTATGATGTAAAGTTTAATAGCATTTTTTCGGGGAAATCTTTTTATCCAAATGACAAGATTACTAGAGAAGAAGCCACAATTTTAACTTACTTTTTCACATTACCACCCGTTGCTTTAAAAGACTTAAATTTTAATGATATTGATAATAATTACAAATACTTTAATGAAATAAAATCTATAACAAATAATGGAATAATTTCTGGTTATCCTGATGGAGCCTTTAGACCTAAAAACAATATTACTAGAGGAGAAGCAGTGACCATTATCAAGAGACTGTTTTCTGAAGTAGAATATCAGAAAAAATCTTATATTGAAGATATTAAATTGATCGAAAGCTCAGATAAAGTTAACTATCCTTTGTTTGGAGATTATTTTAATACTCAGCTTAGTAAAGATGATTTGCTTTATAAAAGGGCTATAGAAACTATGGAGTATGTTTCACTAGCAGGAGTAATCCCTTTTGAAGAAAGACATTTATATGATACTAATCCAATGAAGACCATGGAAGAGCTCAAGAATAATAATTATAGCAATATTATTGGAACTAATTATTATCTTATTAAAAATGGAAGTAGGGCTTATAATGATAAAGTAAAGTTAGCAAACGAAATTTTCCAAGCCTATATAAATGGTGCTCAAGTTACCAATAGTGAGGCAAGTATTATTTTTAAAGAATTTTCAGGCCTAGTAGAAAGTAATGAATTAATCATAGAGGCCTTAGAGCTCTGGGAAAATACATCTTCAAGTGAAGAGGTATACAACAATGCTGTATTTATGAGGTCTAAAGTTTATTTAGCAGAAGGCCAAGGAAAGGATGCAATGGAATTATATAAAGATATGAATAGCTTAAGGCCTAATATAAGAACTATTCAGCTAATGAATCAAGGCTATGTTTTAGCTAGTTATAATGAATATGACATAGCAGAAAATATTCTTAGAGAAGGCTGGGAACAAGTAAAAAAATTAGATGGTTATATCATAAATCAAAAAAACTATGATGAACAATTTATTGGAGCTTTAAAAGAAATACTTAGCTTAAAAGAAAACACATTATAA
- a CDS encoding HD-GYP domain-containing protein: MSLLKVKEVTPGMVLNKDVENTKTGAILLASGTVLNRNNLTTLKNLGVEYVDIYESQSIKDNYLIIDDDKFIDTYNAFADKTKNILSNARFGKKIVVNEIGEIANEMIDEIVKSNNILGRLRLIEEDNDYTFQHSLDVSMLAVMIGKWLGYSSIELKQISLAGLFHDIGKVKISNDIMYKPCKLTESEFELVKKHTIFGYSILDETIGISKNIAYAALQHHEREDGSGYPLGVKSEKIHEYAKIVAVCDIFDAMTTKRIYKDKQSPFLVAEHIISSSFGVLDPRIATIFTNNISKFYVGNIIKLNTGEIGEIIYVHKQVPTRPIVKVEDKFIDLLNEKDKYILDVIN, translated from the coding sequence ATGTCGCTCTTAAAAGTTAAGGAAGTAACACCAGGCATGGTACTTAACAAGGATGTAGAGAATACCAAAACAGGTGCAATATTATTAGCTAGTGGTACAGTATTAAATCGTAACAACCTAACAACATTGAAAAACTTAGGAGTAGAGTATGTAGACATATATGAAAGCCAAAGTATAAAAGATAATTACTTAATTATTGATGATGATAAATTTATAGATACTTACAATGCTTTTGCTGATAAAACTAAAAATATATTAAGTAATGCTAGATTTGGGAAAAAGATTGTTGTAAATGAAATAGGTGAAATAGCAAATGAAATGATAGATGAGATTGTAAAGAGTAATAATATACTAGGCAGGCTGAGGCTTATAGAAGAAGATAATGATTACACATTTCAGCATTCTCTTGATGTTAGTATGTTAGCCGTAATGATTGGCAAATGGTTAGGCTATTCTAGTATAGAGCTAAAGCAAATCTCTCTTGCAGGTTTGTTTCATGATATAGGGAAAGTAAAAATCTCTAATGATATAATGTACAAGCCTTGTAAATTGACTGAAAGCGAATTTGAATTAGTAAAAAAACATACAATTTTTGGATATAGCATATTAGATGAAACCATAGGAATTAGTAAAAACATTGCCTACGCTGCATTACAGCACCATGAAAGGGAGGACGGAAGTGGCTACCCCCTTGGAGTAAAGTCAGAGAAAATCCATGAATATGCAAAAATAGTTGCTGTATGTGATATTTTTGATGCTATGACTACTAAAAGAATATATAAGGACAAGCAGTCTCCATTCTTAGTAGCAGAACATATAATAAGCAGTAGCTTTGGTGTACTAGATCCTAGGATTGCTACAATATTTACTAACAATATATCTAAGTTTTATGTAGGAAATATTATAAAGCTTAACACTGGAGAAATTGGAGAAATTATTTATGTTCACAAGCAAGTGCCTACAAGACCAATAGTAAAAGTAGAAGATAAATTTATAGATTTATTAAATGAAAAAGACAAGTATATATTAGATGTGATTAATTAA
- a CDS encoding Eco57I restriction-modification methylase domain-containing protein has product MSSKDYILGLKKIVHEELEKTYIELIDGYINNVRSILFFIGKSILCIKHLRDNTPSIIHEVDLKLIEKTYDRLFYYTYCHEEKLFANNEVLTRDFKSKIISKLIDISDDEIKDFSLGQIYEAFITNKQKKSLGQVYTPGYIVKHMVSLGITDDTILNNPYLRIVDPACGGGYFLIGAYERLKSIFEKNYSSIIAGHPEIKDEIGNNIHSFIIRNNLHGYDIDDFAVYMTKISLTLKGDLKDNIQPNVFKRDILLEQNKDLVDIIQEKASSDESIGKFDLVIGNPPYIGHKSVDKDYRKKLKDYYYDVYSDKADVSYCFFKKAYELLEKQGKLLFITSRYFIEAPSAVGLRSFIKKYYYINRIIDFYGQNIFKGVGISPVIVECTKDHGINNRIIINRFKNDSLSRKMVLDFSYDFDEYYVGQNELKESGWLLVSKEERELFYKIHSQGLYSLDLICECNQGIITGYDKAFIVDMDIIEKNNLESKLLKPWIKNSEVRKYRGINNKRYILYTDLIEEPDNYRNAISHIKPFKERLESRRECVKGIREWYQLQWGRDLSIFNKPRIFFPFKASSNEFTIVYEEACCSADVYILSVKDNYNDEISIEYLAAFLNSLIFEFYFKSVGKKLNENMYEYYPNKLMSLRIKLGSNRDVIEEKVKKIMDYYNILQQLDDFRGEELPGEDIEKLNKEINKEISYIDSYFFSLYELSLYEIRTIEKAFKDQN; this is encoded by the coding sequence AGCAGCAAGGATTATATATTGGGTTTAAAAAAAATAGTTCATGAAGAACTAGAAAAGACATATATAGAACTAATAGATGGATATATAAATAATGTAAGAAGCATTTTGTTTTTTATAGGCAAGTCTATATTATGTATCAAACATTTAAGGGATAATACCCCTTCAATAATACATGAAGTTGATTTGAAACTTATTGAAAAAACTTATGATAGACTATTTTATTATACTTACTGCCATGAAGAAAAACTATTTGCAAATAATGAAGTACTAACTAGGGATTTTAAATCTAAAATCATATCTAAGTTAATTGATATAAGTGATGATGAAATTAAAGACTTTTCATTAGGACAAATCTATGAAGCATTCATAACTAATAAACAGAAAAAATCCCTAGGACAAGTGTATACACCAGGTTACATAGTTAAACATATGGTTTCTTTAGGAATAACAGATGATACAATACTAAATAACCCTTATCTTAGAATAGTAGATCCAGCTTGTGGGGGAGGATATTTTTTGATAGGGGCCTATGAAAGACTAAAGAGTATATTTGAAAAGAATTACTCGTCTATAATAGCGGGTCATCCAGAAATAAAAGATGAAATAGGCAACAATATTCACTCTTTTATAATTAGGAACAACCTTCACGGATACGATATTGATGATTTTGCAGTTTATATGACAAAGATTTCACTAACACTTAAAGGAGACTTAAAAGACAATATCCAACCAAATGTTTTTAAAAGAGATATATTATTAGAGCAAAACAAAGATTTAGTAGATATTATTCAAGAAAAAGCTTCGAGTGATGAATCTATAGGGAAATTTGATTTGGTAATTGGAAATCCCCCTTATATAGGTCATAAAAGTGTAGATAAGGATTATAGAAAAAAACTTAAAGACTATTACTATGATGTCTATTCAGATAAGGCCGATGTTTCCTACTGCTTTTTCAAAAAAGCATATGAACTTCTTGAGAAACAAGGGAAATTGCTCTTTATTACATCTAGATATTTTATTGAAGCTCCTTCAGCAGTAGGGTTAAGAAGCTTTATTAAAAAATATTATTATATTAATAGGATAATAGATTTTTATGGGCAGAATATTTTCAAAGGAGTAGGCATAAGTCCTGTAATTGTAGAATGTACAAAAGATCATGGGATAAATAACAGAATTATAATAAATAGGTTTAAGAATGATAGCCTGTCAAGAAAGATGGTTTTAGATTTTAGCTATGACTTTGATGAATATTATGTAGGCCAAAATGAACTAAAGGAGAGCGGCTGGTTATTGGTAAGTAAAGAAGAGAGGGAACTATTCTATAAAATTCATAGCCAAGGCTTATATTCATTAGATTTAATATGTGAATGTAATCAGGGTATTATTACAGGATATGATAAGGCTTTTATAGTTGATATGGACATTATAGAAAAAAACAATCTTGAGAGTAAATTATTAAAGCCATGGATAAAAAATAGTGAGGTAAGAAAATACAGGGGTATTAATAATAAAAGATATATTTTGTATACAGATTTAATTGAAGAACCAGATAATTACAGAAATGCTATATCTCATATAAAACCTTTTAAAGAAAGGCTTGAAAGCAGAAGAGAGTGTGTAAAAGGTATTAGAGAGTGGTATCAGCTACAATGGGGAAGAGACTTAAGTATATTTAATAAACCTAGGATTTTTTTCCCATTTAAAGCATCGTCAAATGAGTTTACAATAGTATATGAAGAAGCTTGTTGTAGTGCAGATGTTTACATTTTAAGTGTAAAAGATAATTATAATGATGAAATATCTATTGAATACTTGGCTGCTTTTTTAAATTCTTTGATTTTTGAATTTTATTTTAAGTCAGTAGGAAAAAAGCTAAATGAAAATATGTATGAATATTATCCTAACAAGCTTATGTCATTAAGGATAAAACTAGGCTCAAATAGAGATGTAATAGAAGAAAAGGTAAAAAAAATTATGGACTATTATAATATTCTCCAGCAGCTAGATGATTTTAGGGGAGAAGAATTGCCTGGTGAAGATATTGAGAAATTAAATAAAGAAATAAACAAGGAAATTAGCTACATTGACAGTTACTTTTTTAGCCTTTATGAGCTTAGCCTTTATGAGATTAGAACTATAGAGAAGGCTTTCAAAGATCAGAATTAA
- a CDS encoding acyl-CoA dehydratase activase has protein sequence MKECYLGVDVGSVSTNIVLIDDDGNILLKKYVRTQGKPIEILQKGLKEIKNEMEDLTIKGVGATGSGRYLANMILGADVVKNEITSHAVASIKYVPSVRAILEIGGQDSKIILLRDGVVNDFAMNTVCAAGTGSFLDRQASRLGIHIEEFGKLALKSKNPVRIAGRCAVFAESDMIHKQQLGHNQEDIARGLCEALVRNYLNNVGKGKEILDTVVFQGGVAANAGIKKAFEDALNTEIIVPENFDVMGAIGVALLSKEEVKVKGKTSFRGLSISETPYRVKGFECNDCSNMCEVIEIIANEYIIARYGDKCGKWTGQLASSNKNLA, from the coding sequence TTGAAGGAATGTTATTTAGGGGTTGACGTAGGCTCTGTAAGCACAAATATTGTATTGATTGATGATGATGGAAACATTTTGCTTAAAAAATATGTAAGAACACAAGGTAAACCTATAGAGATTTTGCAAAAGGGACTCAAAGAGATAAAAAATGAAATGGAAGATTTAACAATAAAGGGTGTAGGAGCCACAGGTAGTGGCAGATATTTAGCTAATATGATATTAGGTGCAGATGTAGTAAAAAACGAAATAACATCTCATGCTGTTGCCTCAATAAAATATGTTCCTAGTGTTAGAGCTATATTAGAAATAGGAGGACAAGATTCTAAGATAATTTTATTAAGAGATGGAGTTGTAAACGATTTTGCAATGAATACCGTTTGTGCAGCAGGTACAGGCTCGTTCTTAGACAGACAGGCTTCTAGGCTTGGTATACATATAGAAGAGTTTGGTAAGCTTGCACTAAAATCTAAAAATCCTGTTAGGATTGCTGGGAGATGTGCAGTTTTTGCTGAATCTGATATGATTCATAAACAACAGCTAGGACATAATCAAGAAGATATAGCAAGGGGCTTATGTGAAGCCTTGGTTAGAAATTATTTAAACAATGTTGGCAAGGGAAAGGAGATCTTAGATACAGTAGTATTTCAAGGTGGGGTAGCAGCAAATGCAGGAATAAAAAAAGCTTTTGAAGATGCTCTTAATACTGAAATTATAGTACCAGAGAACTTTGATGTTATGGGAGCTATTGGAGTTGCTCTTCTTTCAAAGGAAGAAGTAAAGGTGAAGGGTAAAACTAGTTTCAGAGGCTTGAGTATTTCTGAAACTCCATACAGGGTTAAAGGCTTTGAATGCAATGATTGCTCAAATATGTGCGAAGTAATAGAAATAATTGCTAATGAATATATTATAGCTAGATATGGAGATAAATGTGGAAAATGGACTGGACAACTGGCATCATCAAATAAAAACCTAGCTTGA